The Podospora pseudocomata strain CBS 415.72m chromosome 1 map unlocalized CBS415.72m_1, whole genome shotgun sequence genome has a segment encoding these proteins:
- a CDS encoding uncharacterized protein (EggNog:ENOG503P0QR), giving the protein MTSERSFQSTTDNFLPLCKRLIFTRFPDHHVIMFALTRFTRHTILILFFITLSFLFYHSYRNPPTQKGSSFLTSIPEILKPLTSGKHPPPRYKPAPSWLPPPVFDPFPLLANTAADPPPIPEYNIPRPEMHKEYGLDRAPPLFIGFTRQWPMLLQAVVSYITAGWPPENIYVVENTGVHNMNKQGRLTLQNPFYLNHTTLHRLGVTVVQTPVLLTFAQMQNFFLSIAYQEDHPYYFYSHQDVLVFSFEEGLDFISRPADGNWEFYSEAEKKEILSPVQAGKDGYRTIYENCLRDLQTVIKRKERWGFRWYQYDHLTLVNREAMEAVGGWDSLIPYYATDCDMNGKMGMDGWTMKPRRVGIINDVSTVLEDLEVLYRNKYKMPKFIDPAPLPPEKEAKIAKAKAEKEEKERKEKEEKEGKAKREEHGLPADQLQYFRALRAVGDEMGKYKYRDGAEQRNNWQRAQRGGEGEPFYYNADGFHSAFWTLTDAGRRIYEEKWGHRGCDLASGTSLTLKDQWRVEKDWEKKKEDKKN; this is encoded by the coding sequence ATGACCTCCGAAAGGAGTTTTCAATCGACAACCGACAATTTTCTTCCACTTTGCAAAAGGTTAATCTTCACGCGTTTCCCAGACCACCATGTGATCATGTTCGCCCTCACGCGATTCACGCGCCACACAATCCTCATCCTTttcttcatcaccctctctTTTCTATTTTATCACTCTTACAGAAATCCGCCAACGCAGAAAGGCTCCTCATTTCTTACATCAATCCCAGAAATTCTGAAGCCTCTCACCTCTGGGAAGCATCCCCCGCCGCGATACAAGCCAGCACCATCATGGCTCCCCCCACCCGTTTTCGACCCATTCCCCTTGCTGGCGAATACCGCCGCCGATCCCCCACCAATACCCGAGTACAATATTCCTCGTCCTGAAATGCACAAGGAATACGGCCTCGACCGCGCCCCCCCGCTCTTTATCGGCTTCACCCGACAGTGGCCCATGCTCCTCCAAGCAGTCGTCAGCTACATCACCGCGGGGTGGCCGCCAGAGAACATCTACGTGGTTGAAAACACCGGAGTGCACAACATGAACAAGCAAGGCAGACTCACCCTCCAGAACCCCTTCtacctcaaccacaccaccctccaccgaCTGGGCGTCACCGTAGTCCAAACCCCCGTTCTGCTTACCTTTGCCCAAATGCAAAACTTCTTTCTGTCGATAGCCTACCAGGAAGACCACCCCTATTACTTCTACAGTCACCAAGATGTCCTCGTCTTCTCGTTTGAGGAAGGCCTCGACTTCATCAGCCGACCGGCAGACGGCAACTGGGAATTCTACAgcgaggcggagaagaaggagataCTGTCTCCTGTCCAGGCCGGCAAAGATGGCTACCGGACGATTTACGAGAACTGCCTTCGCGACTTGCAAACAGTGATCAAAAGAAAGGAGCGCTGGGGTTTTAGATGGTATCAGTACGACCACTTGACGCTTGTCAACAGGGAGGCAATGGAGGCTGTAGGCGGGTGGGACTCCCTGATTCCGTACTATGCAACGGACTGCGATATGAATGGCAAGATGGGGATGGACGGGTGGACCAtgaagccgaggagggtggggatcATCAATGATGTTTCCACCGTGCTGGAGGACTTGGAAGTACTCTATCGGAACAAGTACAAGATGCCAAAGTTTATCGATCCAGCGCCGTTGCCgccggagaaggaggcaaAGATCGCAAAGGCCAAggcggaaaaggaggagaaggagcggaaggagaaggaggaaaaggagggcaAGGCAAAGAGAGAGGAGCACGGATTGCCTGCTGATCAGCTGCAGTATTTCCGAGCTTTGAGGGCCGTGGGCGATGAGATGGGCAAGTACAAGTATCGGGATGGGGCTGAACAGCGGAACAACTGGCAACGGGCGCAacgaggtggtgaaggagagcCGTTTTATTACAATGCGGATGGGTTTCATAGTGCCTTTTGGACGCTGACAGATGCCGGGAGACGCATCTACGAAGAGAAATGGGGTCATAGAGGTTGTGACTTGGCGTCTGGCACATCCCTAACGCTCAAGGACCAGTGGCGTGTGGAGAAGGactgggaaaaaaagaaggaggacaagaaaaATTAA
- a CDS encoding uncharacterized protein (EggNog:ENOG503P9FU): protein MFDKVFRPINDTANSSRKGRSRLPEPVRSPTRGGIFPKAGTQARAPQIPQRLSSASQSLPWPASPSAHSFHLRQLKQELAEKDRKVKILCEEVEGLKKEKESLEREIDQYDDECFKMEAENKQLRDAFVALKGNPNHHIDDGVVQSRFGEIKFTIEQIVSIRYSSSTTISKSIRLDRPSKQLFSNLAEDVDRYLTQPVGKALLIEAFIWNFLISEVFSGNGMLWAGKAFEHVKFLSRELENDTVSLADLYRWNAQTASMLFSMYDLDKRRIQKIASNLRASLEPWQNKSFKEGQCDSLDKLVLLAAKLDADLARSRAEYMVFMLETTEALNGLAKNKYGVPFDQDYMELQSGNNDRYGDVELVVSPTVAKVGDSDGENYDCCTVLVRAKVICGGSKAGRRQQSASTPSNSFQPQR, encoded by the exons ATGTTTGACAAGGTATTCCGACCGATAAATGACACAGCGAATTCAAGCCGCAAAGGTCGTAGCAGGTTGCCAGAACCAGTTCGTTCGCCCACTCGTGGAGGGATATTCCCAAAAGCAGGCACTCAAGCAAG AGCACCACAGATACCACAACGGCTGTCAAGTGCCAGTCAGTCTCTACCATGGCCAGCAAGTCCTTCAGCACACTCTTTCCACCTGAGACAATTGAAGCAAGAGCTTGCTGAAAAAGACCGCAAGGTGAAGATTCTctgcgaggaggttgagggattgaagaaggagaaggaaagccTGGAGAGGGAAATCGATCAGTACGACGACGAGTGCTTCAAGATGGAAGCAGAAAACAAGCAGCTTCGCGATGCCTTTGTTGCCCTCAAGGGTAACCCCAACCATCACATCGACGACGGTGTAGTCCAGTCGCGATTCGGGGAAATCAAGTTCACCATCGAACAGATCGTTTCTATCCGTTATTCAAGCTCCACAACCATATCCAAAAGTATCCGATTAGACCGTCCCTCGAAGCAGCTATTTTCGAATCtggcggaggatgtggatcGCTACCTAACACAACCAGTGGGAAAGGCCCTCTTGATAGAGGCATTTATCTGGAATTTCCTCATTTCGGAAGTTTTCAGCGGCAACGGGATGCTCTGGGCTGGCAAAGCATTTGAGCATGTCAAGTTTTTATCTCGTGAGCTTGAGAACGATACTGTTTCTCTGGCTGATCTTTACAGGTGGAACGCACAGACAGCATCAATGTTGTTTTCCATGTATGATCTGGACAAAAGACGCATACAAAAAATTGCTTCGAATCTAAGGGCCAGCTTAGAACCTTGGCAGAATAAATCTTTCAAGGAGGGACAATGCGACTCTCTCGACAAGCTTGTGCTCTTGGCAGCAAAATTGGACGCCGATTTGGCCCGGAGCAGAGCTGAATATATGGTCTTCATGCTGGAGACCACCGAAGCGCTCAATGGGCTTGCGAAGAACAAATACGGGGTTCCTTTTGACCAGGACTACATGGAGCTTCAGAGCGGAAACAATGACAGGTACGGGGATGTGGAGCTTGTAGTATCCCCAACGGTGGCTAAGGTCGGGGACTCGGACGGGGAGAATTACGATTGCTGTACTGTGCTGGTGCGAGCAAAGGTAATCTGTGGTGGCTCAAAAGCTGGTCGTCGCCAACAGTctgcatcaaccccctcaaactcttTTCAGCCTCAAAGATAG
- a CDS encoding uncharacterized protein (COG:S; EggNog:ENOG503P8MZ), with translation MPELRENPKQRDIVGDAAQENALQAPEEISNQARGHKANLSNPNTSEQSKENSKQKLEELGGEGAFFSKDSK, from the exons ATGCCTGAACTCCGCGAGAACCCCAAGCAGCGTGACATCGTCGGCGATGCGGCTCAGGAAAATGCCCTTCAGGCTCCCGAGGAGATTAGCAACCAGGCCCGCGGCCACAAGGCCAATTTGAGCAACCCAA ACACAAGCGAGCAGTCCAAGGAAAACTCCAAGCAGAAGCTCGAGGAGCTTGGTGGCGAGGGTGCATTCTTCAGCAAGGATTCTAAATAG
- a CDS encoding uncharacterized protein (EggNog:ENOG503Q43U; COG:A), translating into MAGSLRKRFGLFRWKKESREKSKAQDGPEIHGSIASANSSEVSVLRPEQAASSTTVTPSLPQSTINASQTPAPAVPPTPSSKTLPVLSNTSDKAAKAPQTATDGQAVEIGENLVAYVSLWDRAYDALKEEEPDRVTEYEQLLSRVLIRVPSISQLASNQTDDVKIANQVPQNDPIARRKKLKEITELGLKHMEDKKVSTTLLGHEIVLQDVVAKVAGAVEWVEGHVKDAIKDLPYASIVMAGVSLVLPLLKNPAAAEEANRDGFTYVTSQMRYFAAMESLLLPQDTKPDLKDDLTERLVDLYKLIIDFQVQSVIRFYRTQTKNFFRGAINYDGWDQKLQYIKDTDVALVSRFETTMSASRLQVLRDLAGRAEESRIALNSLLAKVQEHIEVSRQQLGVLQKISQHITDPQDHACLQGLRITDPHDDKSRIEQAKGGLLTGSYCWVLDNDDFRQWRNNQDSRLLWIKGDPGKGKTMLLCGIIDELTKSIPNTTTVSFFFCQATDARINNATAVLRGLIFLLVSHQPSLISHVRQRYDQAGKQLFEDANAWEALSKIFTNILEDPHLQSTYLVIDALDECTGDLSRLLNFIAKTSSTYSDVKWIVSSRNWPNIEKGLDDATQKVRLCLELNEESVSAAVANYIQSKVDLLAKQNQYDNDTRDAVRAYLSSNAYGTFLWVALVCQELAGISGWEAEEMLTALPPGLDALYERMMSQICSSRNSQLCKNILAVVSVVRRPITLDELPSLVDMPPRCSGSRDVLAEIVGLCGSFLTLRDHTIAFVHQSAKDFLVQKASREIFPSGIQHVHRSIFSRSLRVLANILRRDIYGLSAPGFPIDQVKQPNPDPLAAARYSCVYWIDHLSECDATRDEVESIDRFLRRSYLYWLEALSLLQGHGDLVWSVVFSPDGQRVASGSGDRTIKIWDTASGTCTQTLEGHGSSVLSVAFSPDGQRVASGSRDKTIKIWDTASGSCTQTLEGHGSWVLSVGFSPDGQRVASGSGDRTIKIWDTASGSCTQTLEGHGDFVLSVAFSRDGQRVASGSDDNTIKIWDTASGSCTQTLEGHGDLVWSVAFSPDGQRMASGSDDKTIKIWDTASGSCTQTINVGLTATHLSFDHANAYINTNIGRIQIATATMESPN; encoded by the exons ATGGCTGGCAGTCTAAGGAAGAGGTTTGGATTGTTCAGATGGAAAAAAGAGAGTCGGGAGAAGTCGAAGGCACAGGACGGTCCAGAAATACATGGCAGCATCGCCTCAGCGAATTCATCAGAAG TTTCCGTTCTTCGCCCTGAGCAAGCCGCTTCATCGACCACAGTAACCCCTTCACTCCCGCAATCGACGATAAATGCCTCTCAAACACCCGCTCCAGCAGTACCGCCTACCCCATCAAGCAAAACATTGCCCGTTCTGAGCAACACCAGCGATAAGGCCGCAAAGGCACCTCAAACGGCAACAGATGGTCAAGCAGTAGAGATAGGAGAGAACTTGGTTGCGTATGTCTCTCTTTGGGATAGAGCCTACGATGCCCTCAAGGAAGAAGAACCCGATCGAGTCACTGAGTATGAGCAGCTTTTGTCTAGGGTGCTTATTAGAG TCCCATCTATATCCCAGCTAGCGTCGAACCAGACGGACGATGTTAAGATTGCGAATCAAGTCCCCCAGAACGATCCGATCGCACGCCGAAAGAAGCTGAAAGAGATAACGGAACTTGGTCTGAAGCATATGGAAGACAAGAAGGTTAGCACAACACTACTGGGACACGAGATTGTCCTCCAGGATGTCGTGGCAAAGGTCGCCGGAGCTGTGGAGTGGGTCGAGGGCCATGTCAAGGACGCCATCAAGGACCTACCATACGCCTCCATCGTCATGGCAGGCGTGTCCCTcgtgctccccctcctgaagaaccccgccgccgctgaAGAAGCGAACCGGGATGGGTTTACCTACGTCACGTCACAGATGCGTTACTTCGCCGCAATGGAGTCGTTGTTGTTACCTCAAGACACGAAGCCCGACTTGAAGGACGACCTTACGGAGCGTCTTGTTGACTTATATAAACTCATCATTGACTTTCAAGTACAGAGCGTCATTCGGTTCTACCGCACTCAAACCAAGAACTTCTTCCGAGGAGCCATCAACTACGACGGCTGGGATCAGAAGCTGCAGTACATCAAGGATACCGACGTGGCGCTAGTTTCGAGGTTTGAGACGACTATGTCTGCTAGCCGTCttcaggtgttgagggatcTTGCTGGGAGAGCAGAGGAATCACGCATAGCCCTTAACAGCCTGCTTGCCAAGGTACAGGAACATATCGAAGTCTCTCGACAACAATTAGGCGTTCTTCAGAAGATCAGCCAGCATATAacggatccccaggaccaTGCCTGTCTGCAAGGTCTCCGAATAACCGATCCGCATGACGATAAGAGCCGTATCGAGCAAGCCAAAGGCGGCCTTCTGACAGGCTCGTACTGCTGGGTCCTCGACAACGACGATTTCAGACAATGGCGCAACAATCAAGACAGCCGGCTGCTATGGATCAAGGGCGACcccggcaagggcaagacgATGCTGCTCTGCGGAATTATCGACGAGTTGACAAAGTCGATCCCTAACACTACGACTGTctcgttcttcttctgccaggCTACTGATGCGCGTATAAATAACGCCACGGCTGTCCTTCGCGGCCTGATATTCCTTCTTGTCAGCCACCAGCCATCGCTCATCTCGCACGTACGGCAAAGGTACGATCAGGCGGGGAAGCAACTCTTCGAGGATGCAAATGCCTGGGAGGCGCTGTCGAAGATCTTCACCAACATTCTTGAGGATCCGCACCTGCAAAGCACCTACCTGGTCATTGACGCGCTCGACGAGTGTACCGGAGACTTGAGCCGACTCCTCAACTTTATCGCCAAGACGTCGTCGACATACTCGGATGTCAAGTGGATCGTATCCAGTCGCAACTGGCCGAATATCGAGAAGGGTCTTGACGATGCGACACAGAAAGTAAGACTATGTCTTGAGTTGAACGAAGAATCTGTGTCTGCGGCTGTTGCCAATTATATCCAGTCCAAAGTCGATTTGTTAGCGAAACAAAACCAGTACGATAACGACACGCGAGACGCTGTCCGGGCCTACTTGTCGTCGAACGCATACGGCACTTTCCTCTGGGTAGCCTTGGTCTGCCAGGAACTTGCCGGTATCTCGGGATGGGAAGCTGAAGAAATGCTGACGGCGCTTCCGCCCGGACTAGATGCCCTCTACGAGCGGATGATGAGCCAGATCTGTAGTTCAAGAAACTCCCAGCTCTGCAAAAATATATTGGCCGTCGTCTCGGTTGTGCGTCGGCCAATTACGTTGGATGAACTGCCGTCTCTGGTGGATATGCCCCCTCGATGCTCTGGCAGTCGCGACGTTCTGGCAGAAATCGTAGGGCTTTGTGGCTCTTTTCTGACGCTCCGAGATCACACTATCGCGTTCGTTCATCAGTCTGCCAAGGACTTTTTGGTCCAAAAGGCATCTAGGGAAATCTTCCCTTCCGGGATACAACATGTACACCGCTCTATCTTCTCACGATCGCTACGAGTTTTGGCCAATATACTGCGTCGTGACATCTACGGCCTCAGCGCTCCTGGATTCCCCATCGACCAAGTTAAGCAGCCCAATCCAGATCCGCTAGCTGCAGCGCGGTATTCGTGTGTATATTGGATTGACCATCTGAGTGAATGCGACGCCACCCGCGATGAGGTCGAGTCCATTGACAGGTTTCTGCGTCGGAGCTACCTTTACTGGCTTGAAGCTCTGAGTCTTCTCC agggccatggcgacttGGTCTGGTCGGTCgtgttctcgccggacggccagcgcgtggcatcgggctcggGCGACAggaccatcaagatctgggatacggCATCGGGAACCTGcacacagacgttagagggccatggcagcTCGGTCTTGTCggtcgcgttctcgccggacggccagcgcgtggcatcgggctcgcGCGAtaagaccatcaagatctgggatacggCATCGGGATCCTGcacacagacgttagagggccatggcagcTGGGTCTTGTCGGTCGggttctcgccggacggccagcgcgtggcatcgggctcggGCGACAggaccatcaagatctgggatacggCATCGGGATCCTGCACACAGACGTtggagggccatggcgacttCGTCTTGTCGGTCGCGTTCTCGCGGGACGGCCAGCGcgtggcatcgggctcggatgacaacaccatcaagatctgggatacggCATCGGGATCCTGcacacagacgttagagggccatggcgacttGGTCTGGTCggtcgcgttctcgccggacggccagcgcatggcatcgggctcggatgacaagaccatcaagatctgggatacggCATCGGGATCCTGCACACAGACGATAAATGTTGGTTTAACTGCTACCCATCTATCGTTCGACCATGCCAACGCTTACATCAACACGAATATCGGGCGTATCCAAATAGCCACGGCTACCATGGAAAGTCCAAATTAG
- a CDS encoding uncharacterized protein (EggNog:ENOG503PAEJ; COG:U): protein MTAHLTRWKVPRIGRSGPGRQSTRFIMRNSTFQDKSRDTRPRHHDILFALVFSKPPATLADDLCHRDISTRKMGEPEQSMIFIMGLSGSGKSRFVNLLRQNSVREGAGLQSETQECQIVQLRLKDKLVSVVDTPGFGDSRKTDAEILSTISDFLILQHAAGFRLSGIIWLHPIEQQRMRRPDLQALTMFHDLCGKDALSAVTLLTTRWDHVKDERTGAMRERELRRSFWKDMIDHGANAQRFNGSSEMAKSIVRRLLRNKPVILQIQKDSMESGKRLRDTAAGARIMEDLEVDLKRQEEKVKKAERELKAGAQSGDQATEQALRTRYEAEARERERLISSCQRMNANLGQEIMEKWDRIQEDLPQAGAGSDSDSCLEHEKQVPNKGTAPKIENTRRNRWKGRVSAFANVLGLTLTAVVHIVLPLAGIAVG from the exons ATGACTGCACACCTCACGCGATGGAAAGTCCCCCGCATTGGGCGGTCTGGCCCAGGCAGGCAGTCCACGAGGTTTATCATGAGGAATTCCACATTTCAGGACAAATCAAGGGACACCAGGCCCCGTCATCACGATATCCTTTTTGCTCTCGTTTTCTCCAAACCTCCTGCCACCTTAGCCGACGACCTTTGTCACCGTGACATATCTACCAGAAAGATGGGCGAGCCTGAACAAAGCATGATTTTCATCATGGGCCTCTCGGGTTCCGGCAAGTCAAGATTTGTAAACCTCTTGCGACAGAATTCGGTGCGCGAGGGAGCAGGTCTGCAATCAG AAACCCAGGAATGTCAAATCGTGCAGCTGCGACTGAAGGACAAGCTAGTGTCGGTTGTCGACACTCCAGGATTTGGCGACTCCCGAAAGACCGACGCCGAAATACTGTCAACCATATCCGACTTTCTCATTCTTCAGCATGCAGCTGGTTTCCGACTGAGCGGTATCATCTGGCTGCATCCAATTGAACAACAGAGAATGCGCAGACCAGACCTCCAGGCCCTTACCATGTTCCATGATCTCTGCGGCAAGGATGCTCTCTCAGCCGTTACCCTACTCACCACTAGATGGGATCATGTTAAAGATGAGAGGACTGGTGCCATGCGCGAGCGGGAGTTGCGGAGGAGTTTCTGGAAGGATATGATCGACCACGGTGCCAACGCGCAACGCTTCAATGGCTCCTCAGAGATGGCGAAGTCAATCGTGCGGCGCTTGCTACGCAATAAACCGGTGATATTGCAAATCCAAAAGGATAGCATGGAGTCAGGCAAGAGGCTACGTGATACCGCTGCAGGGGCTAGAATTATGGAAGATCTTGAGGTTGATCTGAAGAgacaggaggagaaggtaaAGAAGGCCGAGCGGGAACTCAAAGCCGGGGCACAATCTGGCGATCAGGCGACCGAACAAGCCTTACGAACACGGTACGAAGCAGAAGCGAGGGAAAGGGAGCGGCTCATCTCGAGCTGTCAACGAATGAATGCAAATCTGGGCCAAGAGATAATGGAAAAGTGGGACAGGATTCAAGAAGATTTACCACAGGCCGGAGCCGGGTCTGACTCGGACTCATGTCTCGAACATGAGAAGCAAGTACCTAACAAGGGTACAGCTCCGAAAATCGAAAACACTCGAAGGAACAGGTGGAAAGGGCGGGTTTCTGCCTTTGCGAATGTTCTTGGCTTGACCCTGACTGCGGTGGTCCACATTGTTCTTCCATTGGCTGGTATTGCCGTCGGCTGA
- a CDS encoding uncharacterized protein (EggNog:ENOG503PAIE; COG:C): MLIPHLSCIFEPILNLFRSTKTTTSTMSSCNSNNNNNNNNNKICIVGASPSGLALGALLEKQGGCDYVIYESSAEDVPPRGGCLDLHPGSGQRALKDAGVFEEFKKYARYGDATIHRLFSQKGENFFDFGEGRDAPEIDRWALRKVLLSGIPKEKTHWKKPVASTTRDENKQIVLNFANGTTASGFGLVVGADGTWSKVRHLVTDAKPQYSGNLFVTTKILPGGPYYEKMKELCRMGSMIVMGKGVHMFNSRQGDGHYRVDVGIPGPENFADAGLVDIKDWDAFKKYLLGDDLFGPYSDEMKEIINQSQGPFRPWIMYYFPTDSLNWKTVPGVTLIGDAAHVTTPFVGDGVNCAMRDAIILAGKLKELGVSEEAVAAYEREMFPFAIDVITRSLQSQKMFFEKKAPKTFIEVMSSGKPLIGTTDHI; this comes from the exons ATGCTAATCCCTCATCTGTCTTGCATCTTTGAACCCATCCTCAACCTTTTCCGttccaccaagaccaccacatccaccatgTCTTcttgcaacagcaacaacaacaacaacaacaacaacaacaagatctGCATTGTTGGTGCCAGCCCGTCAGGCCTGGCTCTTGGTGCTCTCCTCGAGAAGCAGGGCGGTTGCGACTACGTCATCTATGAAAGCAGTGCTGAGGATGTCCCACCTCGTGGTGGCTGCCTCGATCTCCACCCTGGCAGCGGTCAAAGAGCGTTGAAGGACGCTGGTGTCTTTGAAGAGTTCAAGAAGTACGCCCGCTACGGCGATGCCACCATCCATCGCCTCTTCAGCCAAAAGGGCGAGAATTTCTTCGACTTTGGTGAGGGCCGTGATGCCCCTGAGATCGACCGCTGGGCTCTCAGAAAGGTCCTCCTCAGTGGCAtccccaaggagaagacTCACTGGAAGAAGCCAgttgccagcaccacccggGACGAGAACAAGCAGATCGTTCTCAACTTCGCTAATGGAACCACTGCTTCGGGGTTCGGTCTTGTAGTCGGCGCCGATGGTACCTGGTCCAAGGTGCGGCATTTG GTAACCGACGCAAAGCCACAATACAGCGGCAATCTGttcgtcaccaccaagatcCTCCCTGGCGGTCCATACTACGAAAAGATGAAGGAGCTCTGCCGCATGGGGTCCATGATCGTCATGGGCAAGGGTGTCCACATGTTCAACAGCAGACAAGGCGACGGGCACTACCGCGTCGACGTCGGCATTCCCGGCCCCGAGAACTTTGCCGACGCCGGTCTCGTCGACATCAAGGATTGGGACGCGTTCAAGAAGTACCTTTTGGGAGATGACCTCTTTGGTCCTTACTCggatgagatgaaggagatcaTCAATCAAAGTCAGGGTCCCTTCAGACCTTGGATCATGTACTACTTCCCCACGGACAGTCTCAACTGGAAGACTGTCCCGGGTGTGACGTTGATTGGCGATGCTGCTCATGTCACGACACCAttcgttggtgatggtgtcaaCTGCGCCATGAGAGATGCGATCATCCTTGCTGGAAAGTTGAAGGAATTGGGCGTCAgcgaggaggctgttgctgcctATGAGAGGGAGATGTTCCCCTTCGCTATTGATGTTATCACGAGAAGTCTTCAGAGCCAGAAGATGTTcttcgagaagaaggctcCCAAGACCTTCATTGAGGTCATGAGCTCTGGGAAGCCCTTGATTGGCACGACTGACCATATCTGA